The Triticum urartu cultivar G1812 chromosome 6, Tu2.1, whole genome shotgun sequence genome includes the window GTGATCTAACTATTTATGACAATCATCATGTCACATTGTGACTGCCATGTCCCTTTTTACATTAAATCAGAAAATATAAGTATAGCAAAGTAGTATTTGTTCAAGAAATAACATATACTATTATGGTGTATTTGGATCTTGATGCCTCGTGTAATCTTCACATGTCACAGTAGGGAACAAAATTGCTTGTGCACCTTCCTACATACTCTCAGTATGGTGGCTTAATTTGGATCATGTTGATTGCTCGTGCATATGTATCATGGGTTTGGATCGATAGGCCCAACCAACAATATAAACATGCTTGTGTTTGATAATTAAATGTCGATATAATGTTCCACGTGACCAATTCAACAGTTTGATTTGCAGAAGGCTCGCATTTTTCGATAAAGGGCGACTTTGTTATCtcaaaatatagcatcaagtgGATACAAAGCATTATGAGtaacacccggcctctgcataactaGGACGCACACAGTCAAATCCAGAAGTctgacaaaaaatcatgaaataaaaCCGACAAATCAGCAACAGTAAAGTCCTATAGACCGACACTATGCCCATGTCGAAGGGGGTGGTGGATCGATCCGTAGGTTACGCTGCCACCCATGTTGGAAAAAAAACTTCGTAACCACCTGCTCCAATCGAGTACACACCACCATGAACAACGGTTGGTACTCCAGCCATTTTAGCATACACCACGTATGTAGCGAGTGCGTATACCAAAAAATAACCTGCAGAGGAGCAGCATTTTTTTCATTAAAAACTAAATCATTTCTACATAACCAAAGCGACCAAATTAAGGCATACGCTCTCACCCTTATAAGTGTCTTGAACCTATTTGTCGTGAGATCTTGGAAAGGGTGCATTTGCTCGCTCGCTTATCTCCTTCAAGAAACTGCATTACTCGAATATTTCAGGCTACATGTAAGTTGTGCCCTTGTTATTTCTACACACTTCACATTAAAACATGTCAACAATTGTTTACCTTTCTATGTTTTTTTAATTTAGCCAGCTTATCCAGGCAGGGGCTTTCCAAGCTTAAGGAGCCTAGTGAGCTCACCATGACATGGCCCGAGGATTTGACGTTTCCAAGGCCTACAATATGGAAATCAACGGGTCTAGTGGGGAATCGGAAATGATGGAGCTCCTGTACTTTCTGCTGAGAAGGGCGCCCATGCTTAAGTGGTTGCAACTCAAGACACTTGCAATGGAGGCATGGTTCGTCAGGAAGGAGAGGCATAAGTTGCAAGACGAAGAGAGGTGCCGTTACGCGAGACAGGTGACCTCGACACACCTGGCTCCCAAGGTTCCGTCAACCGTGGAGTTCAGCATCACCTGATTTCCGTGTGTACTGAAATGCGTTGCGGCTGTTACATATCATCAACGAACAACCGAGGTACCTTGAGCTTGTCGGATGTTATGATGGTCCGATCTTAATTTTGTAGTTCGTTGATTAATTAGGctcatctatatacatctgtttTGACTCTGGGGCCCATCTATATATGACTATAACATGAACTCTTTAGATTTGGTTGATTAGTTTGGTTCTTTTGCCGCACGGCTGGACCGAATCTTTATTTTCTAAAACCCTGTCAGTGCTAAGTGATGGTCTGGAGAACTAAACCAATGTGGATGTAGTTTCTATTATCCAATAAAACAAATCCTATATACCTAAGAACTCCATCCTATAACTAACTTATTTATCTAAACATGCAGCTCGCCCATCTCAGCGATCTGCCATGCACCGCATGCATTCCATTCAAGCTCTCTCTCAAGGTGTGACCTGAGTTTTTCCTCGCTGCCTCGTCAACATAGGAACGAACGCGTCCATGCTTGGCCACCAGGCCCACTGTCAACACAATTATTTTAATGGTCGTCACCTTAATTAGTTATACCCATCCGATGCAAGGCATGCGCCTTCCATTCACGGCATGCGTTACTGGAGCCAGACCATCTACTGATGCCATGGTTTTTTCCCCATAGCATCTGTTGTGTCCCTGAGAAACTGATGATTCCCTCTCCTTCCGGCTTCTTCACCTTCTCCATCAAATCCCTGCTGAGGTCATTAGCTATTCCCTCACTGATTGATTTTCTTACACATGTTCGTCTTCTGTATTAAATCCTATTACCCTCCGTCTCCTCCACGATTGTGCAAGAGAAGCTGATAAATTTCTCAATGGATCATATTCTCTAGCTTCAGCCGCCGAATCCACCACCACCATTCAGTTGCAGCAGCGGTGGTTGCCTCCCATGTCGACCACCCTGCGAATAAGAGCCATGTTGGTTGGTCAACAATGGTGCAGGTGGATTCGGCAGCTGCTTGCTCGCATCCCAGGTCTCCATTGGATATCATGCCGCTATCCCACCGGGTGCTCTTCTCCGTGGTCTGATCCGGGGCACCGACACTGTCTCCAGTGCATCATTGTTGACACTGAGGCATCCAGCCCCACTAGGTTGCTCGCCACCGTCTGACCCAGGGATGCCGTCCCATCCTGGCCAACGCCGAGGCTTCCTGCTGCAACACGTGGTTGATATCGTGCAGACGGACGTTCGAGTTGTAGGTCACAGTGGAGGTCCAACGCGCTTGGGGTTGTCGACATCCTTCTCCTGGTCACCACTCTCTGCTGGCGCCTCGACCCGGATGCCTTCCACATCGCCGCCAAGCAAGAGCACACTGGTGAGCTCCTCATTTCAATCGATTATTTCTGTTGGGTTCTTAAACTTTCAAGTCCCGCGTGTTGCCAATTTTATTTGAGCCCAAATGCCTTCTCCTCAGCTAGGTAGGTCAGATGAATCCAGGAGGAATGTTTCGTAGTTCGATTGATTTGACTATATGTATGCCAGGATATATACGTGGCTTCACATGGATGTGGTTacaccaatgtccagtgatcgtGTATAGTGGTGACTTTTGGTACTAATTAACTGAAAGGATAGCCAAAACGGTGATGTATATGATGTGATTAAGAATTTAACACCCCTAAGAGTTTCTAAATTTTGTTTATCTTGCACAACAATAAACTACATCACATTGCAATGGATCGCCACTATTCTAAGTTATTCGTTTTACCAAGTGTTTCAATATTGAGTGATTTAGATTTTTTTATATTAATTATTTTATATGGCCATTTGACTATATTCAGAAGCCGACCATGGAGGAACCCAGGTATTGTTCCAGCTCTTGGGCTTGTGGTATCTACTTCTTTTTTCCGTTGTTTAAATCATCATGCTGGTGTTGTGTGCTATAAAACAAATACAACATTCATTGCTTGCAATAAAATTTATCATATAATTGATTTCAATTGTTATCATCTTTGCGACAACAAAAACCCGCAGCAACGCGTCCGGTATGATCTAGTACCAAATAGGTTTTCGCCCCCCTCTTATAGATAATGCATGAACCATGTCCATACAAGCAATGACGATAAAGGGTTCCCACTGCTTTACATTATAAAGCAACCACATGATACAATAAGCATGCTGGGCCGCAACACAACCAAGCCTAAAAATTAAAACAAGTGAAAGAAAGAGAAACAAATGCCGACATCGGCAACTTGACGGAACAAAGAAGACCGGCAACCGTTGCGCCCTACGTAGATGTTCCACCACGTTCCAAGCACACCGAAGTGCCGCATACCGAGCAACACCTTCAAGAAGGAAAGCGATGACGACACTGCTGTTGTCCGGACaagtcctagggtttcccccggtacGTGAAGGGTAGTCGGGAGGGGGTACATCCGAAGCCCTTCAGGAAGGAACGGTGGCACCCATAGACGTCACCAAATCGGTGCAGGACGAGCCGACAGGGATTTCTCCTGACCCCAAAAATCCCTGCCACCCTGGACAATTCGAGTGCTCTGCCAAACCAGCCGCCCACCAACATGCGCCACCACGGTCTTGGAACCCACTTCATCGCCAAAATAAGGCTATCGACACGAAGCCAAGAGGAAGGAAGAGGGGGACAACAGACCCGGGGGCACCAGCAACGCAGCCGAGCGGGAGGGGACCGGACGCGACAACCGGGACAAACCAGGGCACCACCGGCCCGACCAGGCCACCACTGGCCCAGATGGGCCCACAAAGTCCCCCCGCCACGTTGCAGCACGCTGGCTGCCAACGCCACCGTCGACGCCccacctccacctccaaggagcctCGTCGCCGTGCAGAGAGCCTCGGCCCGCCCAAACCCAGATGGGGCCCAGAGGGCCTAGATCTGGGCCTAGCGGGGGCCGCCGGCTGAGCTCCCGCACCACCGAGCCATCCCGTAGCCAACGGCTGCACCACCACACCTAAGGTACTCGAGGCCCGCGGGAACCACTCCGCCGCTAGGAGGAGCCCCCACGCCCCCGCGTCACGCCTAAGGCACCCTAGGCCAGACGGCCAGAAAACGCCACGGGGTATTTTCCGCGAGGAAAAAGGATTATGCATGATACAAGTGAAACGTCGCAAAATAGAGCAAATTTTGTAGTGATTACATTTGCATATCTGAAATCTGCATCCCAATCCCCATTACACACGCCTAATCCTCATCATGTGTCTACTGTGTCCAAATCAAAATTAGGAACTAATCTCCGTCGACCAAGAAGGTGTCGTGGGCACATGAGAGAGCACAACAGAGGGGCTTACATGAGAGCGCAGGCAGGGGAAGCCGGCGAGGAGCTGCTTCTCCCAGCCAAACAATGATGGCTAGGGTTCGGCGCTGGTGGTGCCATGACTTGCGTGCGTGAGGAAGGGAACCAAATGAAGGGAGggaaggggaggggaggggaggaaaTCGAAGGTGGGCAAGAGAGTACCTACTGCCGGAGCAGACGGAGGAAGCTCCATGGTGTGGGTTGCCCCTGACGACCGCACGGATGAGCAGAGTAGAAGTCGACAGGGAAGCAGGATTCCCGTCCTCGGGCATGTCCGTATCGTCGGAGGTCCTGTCCCGGCCTCCGTCGAGGCCCTGGGCTGCCGCGGCGAATCTGGGCCGCTGCCTGACCTGCTCGCTCACCCGATGTccctcttctcttctctcctcttcTCTTATCTTGTGATGAGGGGAGGGAAGGGTGAAGAGGAGGGGGTGGCGGTGGCGGCCTTTAGatatattttgatttgatttggaTAACATTAGGATAAGTATTGATAGCACACATTAATATCTCACGAAATAATCGTGTCAACATTGACATACTTTTGCTATAAATACTCACACAACCATCAGTTTCATTTAGAAAGAACAACACACGATACCTTTTGGATATGGCATCGTACATGAAGAAGGTTGCTGAAGGACCACTGGGAACTGGCAAGGCTTTCATATGCCTGTCGCTGTTGATGCTGCTCGTGCTGTCATCTGGTAGGAAGAGCATCATCCCACACATCTCCCGATCGGACTGATCCAAATTAGTTAAGTTGATGGTTAATTTGTATTGTCTGTGGATGGATGCAGAAAAAATGGAGTCGTATGGCTGCATAAAGCGGAAGAGCGGGAAGTGGCTCAACGACACTTGCTTCATACCAGGCACCTGCAACGCACCCTGCAGAGACGAGGGCTTCGACAGCGGCCATTGCAAGAACCTCTGGACATGCATCTGCTACAAGAACTGCACCGGCTTATCCCTCTAGCCACCACATGCATGAACGATCGGCATGTACTCCGACTACAATAAATTAGCAAGTTCTATTCATGCCATAAACATCTATTCCCTCTGCCCCACAATATAAGATGTTCA containing:
- the LOC125513098 gene encoding defensin J1-2-like, whose product is MASYMKKVAEGPLGTGKAFICLSLLMLLVLSSEKMESYGCIKRKSGKWLNDTCFIPGTCNAPCRDEGFDSGHCKNLWTCICYKNCTGLSL